A single genomic interval of Corvus cornix cornix isolate S_Up_H32 chromosome 1, ASM73873v5, whole genome shotgun sequence harbors:
- the RP2 gene encoding protein XRP2 translates to MGCFFSRRRKLALGGQQQQQQPAGAGQDAAPGEQKAPQYSWDLRAKIDPKDYTFSGLKDETVGRLPGKVAGQQFVIQDCENCKIYIFDHSATITVDDCVNCQIFLGPIKGSVFFRDCKDCKCVVACQQFRTRDCRKLEVFLCCATQPIIESSTGMKFGCFQYYYPELALQFKDAGLSIFNNTWSNIHDFTPGSGENNWGLLPETAVVQDYVPLPSSEELKTVRISTDATKSIIPITRGQRQKSSDESCLAVFFAGDYTTANARKLIDEMTSKGFQLVQTKEVIMKAEDAHRVFQQSASEFTSLLEKGPVVALEFNGDGAVEQCRSTINEVFSGTKIFVSESKASASQDVDNFYNFADMQMGM, encoded by the exons aTGGGGTGTTTCTTCTCCCGCCGCAGGAAGCTGGCCCTGGgcggccagcagcagcagcagcagccagcgGGAGCTGGGCAGGACGCGGCGCCCGGCGAGCAGAAGGCGCCGCAGTACAGCTGGGACCTGCGAGCCAAG ATTGACCCCAAAGATTACACTTTTTCCGGACTTAAAGATGAAACTGTGGGTCGACTGCCTGGAAAAGTAGCAGGGCAACAATTTGTCATTCAGGACTGCGAGAACTGTAAAATCTACATATTTGACCATTCTGCTACAATCACTGTTGATGACTGTGTAAATTGCCAAATCTTTTTAGGACCGATAAAAGGCAGTGTGTTTTTCCGGGACTGCAAAGATTGTAAATGTGTGGTTGCCTGCCAACAGTTCCGCACGCGGGACTGCAGAAAGCTGGAGGTGTTCTTGTGCTGTGCCACCCAGCCCATTATAGAGTCCTCCACAGGTATGAAATTTGGATGTTTCCAGTACTATTATCCTGAGCTTGCTTTACAATTTAAAGATGCTGGTCTGAGTATCTTCAATAACACATGGAGCAACATCCATGACTTTACCCCTGGGTCTGGAGAAAATAACTGGGGCCTTTTGCCTGAAACTGCTGTAGTCCAAGATTATGTTCCTTtgcccagctctgaggagctgaAAACCGTCAGGATTTCTACTGATGCTACAAAGAGCATAATACCAATAACTCGAGggcagagacagaaaagcagcGATGAATCATGTTTGGCCGTGTTTTTTGCTGGTGACTACACAACTGCAAATGCCAGGAAGTTAATTGATGAG ATGACAAGTAAAGGCTTTCAGCTGGTACAGACTAAAGAAGTCATAATGAAGGCAGAGGATGCTCACAGAGTTTTCCAGCAGAGTGCATCAGAATTCACTTCACTGCTGGAAAAAG GTCCAGTGGTTGCTTTGGAGTTCAATGGAGATGGTGCTGTGGAACAGTGTCGAAGCACTATAAATGAAGTTTTTAGTGGGACCAAG atttttgtatCAGAAAGCAAAGCATCAGCATCTCAAGATGTGGACAATTTCTACAACTTCGCTGACATGCAGATGGGGATGTGA